The Thermobispora bispora DSM 43833 genome window below encodes:
- a CDS encoding nucleotide sugar dehydrogenase, producing MTGFDLTIIGLGYVGMPLAKEATAAGLRVAGLDVDPHKIEELKAGRSYIDDLTDGDLDAMLSAGFTPTVDPSVLAGSSTIVICVPTPLDEDRRPDLSAVVNASRTVAGQLRPGTLVVLESTTWPGTTDEVVRPILEESGLRAGVDFHLAFSPERIDPGNPKYGVRNTPKVVGGYTEACRERACAFYSRFIERVVPVSGTREAEMAKLLENTYRHVNIALVNEMAIFCDELGVNLWEAIEAAATKPFGFQKFLPGPGVGGHCIPVDPSYLSYTVRKLGYPFRFVELAQEINERMPSYVVTRVQRLLNRARKPVNGSHVVLLGVTYKPDISDTRETPAVPVAEALLELGADLSYCDPFVKEWSVKGRVIPRRESLEEAVEEADVAVLLQQHSAFDLDTVERKARLVLDTRGVLTESDRVERL from the coding sequence CTACGGGTGGCTGGTCTGGACGTCGATCCGCACAAGATCGAGGAGCTCAAGGCCGGTCGGTCGTACATCGACGACCTGACCGACGGAGACCTCGACGCCATGCTGTCCGCGGGCTTCACGCCCACGGTGGATCCCTCGGTGCTGGCCGGGTCGAGCACGATCGTGATCTGCGTGCCCACGCCGCTCGACGAGGACCGCCGCCCGGACCTGTCGGCGGTGGTGAACGCGAGCCGGACCGTGGCCGGTCAGCTGCGGCCCGGGACGCTCGTCGTGCTGGAGTCCACCACGTGGCCGGGCACCACGGACGAGGTCGTGCGCCCGATCCTGGAGGAGTCGGGGCTGCGCGCCGGCGTGGACTTCCATCTCGCCTTCTCGCCGGAGCGGATCGACCCCGGCAACCCCAAGTACGGCGTGCGGAACACCCCCAAGGTCGTCGGCGGTTACACCGAGGCCTGCCGGGAGCGGGCATGCGCCTTCTACTCCCGGTTCATCGAGCGGGTGGTCCCGGTCAGCGGGACCCGCGAGGCCGAGATGGCCAAGCTGCTCGAGAACACCTACCGGCACGTCAACATCGCGCTCGTCAACGAGATGGCGATCTTCTGCGACGAGCTGGGCGTGAACCTATGGGAGGCGATCGAGGCCGCCGCGACCAAGCCGTTCGGCTTCCAGAAGTTCCTCCCGGGGCCGGGTGTCGGCGGTCACTGCATCCCGGTCGACCCGTCGTACCTGTCGTACACGGTGCGCAAGCTCGGCTACCCGTTCCGCTTCGTCGAGCTGGCGCAGGAGATCAACGAGCGGATGCCGTCCTACGTGGTGACCCGGGTGCAGCGCCTGCTGAACCGGGCGCGCAAGCCCGTGAACGGGTCCCACGTGGTGCTGCTCGGGGTCACCTACAAGCCGGACATCTCGGACACGCGGGAGACGCCGGCGGTGCCGGTGGCCGAGGCGCTCCTCGAGCTGGGGGCCGACCTGTCCTACTGCGACCCGTTCGTGAAGGAGTGGTCGGTCAAGGGCAGGGTGATCCCGCGCCGGGAGAGCCTCGAGGAAGCGGTCGAGGAGGCCGACGTCGCAGTGTTGCTCCAGCAGCATTCCGCGTTCGACCTGGATACTGTGGAGCGCAAGGCGCGGCTCGTGCTCGACACGCGCGGGGTGCTGACCGAGAGCGACCGCGTCGAGCGGTTGTAG
- the purD gene encoding phosphoribosylamine--glycine ligase, whose protein sequence is MRVLVIGSGGREHALCRALRRDPAVSEVHCAPGNAGIADDAVLHSVRPTDGEAVANLAKRIGADLVVIGPEAPLVAGVADAVRQAGVPCFGPSERAAMIEGSKAFAKEVMAAAGVPTARSFVCTTEQEAAAALDAFGPPYVVKDDGLAAGKGVVVTEDRDRALAHARACERVVIEEFLDGPELSLFALCDGSTAVPLQPAQDFKRAYDGNKGPNTGGMGAYTPLPWIPGDLTERVMSEIVTPTITELAERGTPYTGVLYAGLALTSAGPKVVEFNARFGDPETQVVLDRLATPLGGLLYACATGDLAAHGPLRWHGGAAVTVVLAAENYPADPVKGDPILGLPSDVEGAYVLHAGTARDESGRLVSAGGRVLNVVGTGADLAEARSRAYEAIGRITLRGSHYRSDIALNAAAS, encoded by the coding sequence GTGCGCGTTCTTGTCATTGGATCCGGGGGCCGCGAGCACGCGCTGTGCCGCGCGCTGCGGCGTGACCCCGCCGTCTCCGAAGTCCACTGTGCCCCCGGCAACGCGGGCATCGCCGACGACGCCGTCCTCCACTCCGTACGGCCCACCGACGGGGAGGCGGTCGCCAACCTGGCGAAGCGAATCGGCGCCGACCTCGTCGTGATCGGCCCGGAGGCGCCCCTCGTGGCCGGGGTGGCCGACGCGGTACGGCAGGCCGGCGTCCCGTGCTTCGGGCCGTCCGAGCGGGCGGCCATGATCGAGGGCTCGAAGGCCTTCGCCAAGGAGGTCATGGCGGCCGCGGGCGTGCCGACGGCCCGGTCCTTCGTCTGCACGACCGAGCAGGAGGCCGCCGCCGCGCTCGACGCCTTCGGCCCGCCGTACGTGGTCAAGGACGACGGCCTCGCCGCGGGCAAGGGCGTCGTGGTGACCGAGGACCGGGACCGGGCGCTCGCGCACGCCCGGGCGTGCGAGCGGGTGGTGATCGAGGAGTTCCTCGACGGTCCCGAGCTGTCGCTCTTCGCCCTCTGCGACGGCTCCACGGCGGTGCCGCTGCAGCCGGCCCAGGATTTCAAGCGTGCCTACGATGGGAATAAGGGGCCGAACACCGGCGGCATGGGCGCCTACACCCCGCTGCCGTGGATTCCCGGCGACCTGACCGAGCGGGTGATGTCGGAGATCGTGACGCCCACGATCACCGAGCTCGCCGAGCGCGGCACGCCGTACACGGGGGTCCTGTACGCCGGGCTCGCGCTCACCTCGGCCGGTCCGAAGGTGGTCGAGTTCAACGCGCGGTTCGGCGACCCGGAGACCCAGGTGGTGCTCGACCGGCTGGCCACCCCGCTCGGGGGCCTGCTGTACGCCTGCGCGACCGGGGACCTCGCCGCGCACGGGCCGCTCCGCTGGCACGGCGGCGCCGCGGTCACGGTGGTCCTCGCCGCGGAGAACTACCCGGCCGACCCGGTCAAGGGCGACCCGATCCTGGGGCTCCCGAGCGACGTCGAAGGGGCGTACGTCCTCCACGCGGGCACCGCGCGCGACGAGAGCGGCCGGCTGGTCTCCGCCGGCGGCCGGGTGCTCAACGTGGTGGGCACCGGCGCGGACCTGGCCGAGGCACGCTCCCGGGCCTATGAGGCGATCGGCCGGATCACCCTCCGCGGCTCGCACTACCGCTCCGACATCGCGTTGAACGCCGCGGCCTCCTGA
- a CDS encoding glycosyltransferase — MHVLVMTVVHHPEDARILHRQIRALVDAGHEVTYAAPFTARGVTPRPWVTGVDLPRAAERRRIAAIWAARRLFKRMRGKVDLVLIHDVELLLAVVGVRNRPPVVWDVHEDTPATLSLKPWLPAFLRPPVRFLARLLEGTAERHLHLLLAESAYAQRFKRQHLVVPNETWVPDHVVPPGDDRVVYLGWLSEARGVHEAVEVARLLRPHRVSVELIGYADPQSRPLLTAAVNEGLLEWRDFMPNDEALKRLDGALAGLSLLHDEPNYRHSMPTKIVEYMAHGIPVITTPSPRAVELVERYRCGTVVPWRDPAAVVQAILHYRDNQEERVHTGGRGYAAARAYHHWPNSARRFVAQLEAWAAGRE, encoded by the coding sequence GTGCACGTGCTCGTCATGACGGTGGTCCACCACCCCGAGGACGCCCGGATCCTGCACCGGCAGATCCGCGCGCTCGTCGACGCCGGTCATGAGGTCACGTACGCAGCGCCGTTCACCGCCCGGGGCGTCACGCCCCGGCCATGGGTCACCGGGGTGGACCTGCCGCGCGCCGCGGAGCGCCGCCGCATCGCCGCGATCTGGGCGGCGCGCAGGCTCTTCAAGCGCATGCGCGGCAAGGTGGACCTGGTCCTCATCCACGATGTGGAGCTGCTCCTCGCCGTGGTCGGGGTGCGCAACCGGCCACCGGTGGTCTGGGACGTGCACGAGGACACCCCGGCCACCCTCTCCCTCAAGCCGTGGCTGCCCGCGTTCCTCCGCCCGCCGGTGCGGTTCCTCGCCCGGCTGCTCGAGGGCACGGCCGAGCGGCACCTCCACCTGCTCCTCGCCGAGTCCGCCTACGCCCAGCGGTTCAAGCGGCAGCACCTGGTGGTGCCGAACGAGACCTGGGTGCCGGACCACGTCGTCCCGCCGGGCGACGACCGGGTCGTCTACCTCGGCTGGCTCTCCGAGGCCCGGGGCGTCCACGAGGCGGTCGAGGTGGCCCGCCTCCTGCGGCCCCACCGGGTCTCCGTCGAGCTCATCGGGTACGCGGACCCGCAGAGCCGGCCGCTGCTCACCGCCGCGGTCAACGAGGGCCTGCTCGAGTGGCGGGACTTCATGCCGAACGACGAGGCGCTCAAGCGGCTCGACGGGGCCCTCGCCGGGCTCTCCCTCCTCCACGACGAGCCGAACTACCGCCACTCCATGCCCACCAAGATCGTTGAGTACATGGCCCACGGGATCCCCGTGATCACCACGCCCTCTCCCCGGGCCGTCGAGCTGGTGGAGCGCTACCGGTGCGGCACGGTCGTGCCCTGGCGGGACCCGGCCGCCGTGGTGCAGGCGATCCTGCACTACCGGGACAACCAGGAGGAGCGGGTGCACACCGGTGGCCGCGGGTACGCCGCCGCCCGGGCCTACCACCACTGGCCGAACTCGGCGCGCCGGTTCGTCGCCCAGCTCGAGGCCTGGGCGGCCGGGCGGGAGTGA
- a CDS encoding NUDIX hydrolase, with protein MIPRIAVSVDLVVLTVRNQQLSALVWRRDRPPYEGKWALSGGFIKLDEDLPAAAARVLAERAGLKDAPVHLEQLQTYGYPARDPRRRVLSVAYLGLAPDLPASTEAHMSWQPVSELTDMAFDHRRIMLDGVERARAKLEYTSLGAAFCPPEFTVAELRRVYEIVWGRRLDPRNFHRKVTKAKGFLVSTGRTTTRDGGRPAMLYRRGPAVLLHPPMLRSS; from the coding sequence ATGATCCCGCGTATCGCGGTAAGCGTGGATCTGGTCGTGCTCACCGTCCGGAACCAGCAGCTCAGCGCGTTGGTCTGGCGGCGTGATCGACCCCCCTACGAGGGGAAGTGGGCCCTGTCGGGCGGGTTCATCAAACTCGACGAGGACCTGCCGGCCGCGGCGGCCCGCGTGCTCGCCGAGCGCGCCGGGCTCAAGGACGCGCCGGTCCACCTCGAGCAGCTTCAGACGTACGGGTACCCCGCCCGGGATCCCCGGCGGCGGGTGCTGAGCGTGGCCTACCTCGGCCTCGCCCCCGACCTGCCGGCCTCCACCGAGGCGCACATGAGCTGGCAGCCGGTGTCCGAGCTCACCGACATGGCGTTCGACCATCGCCGGATCATGCTCGACGGGGTGGAGCGGGCCCGCGCCAAGCTGGAGTACACCTCGCTCGGCGCCGCCTTCTGCCCGCCCGAGTTCACCGTGGCCGAGCTCCGCCGGGTCTACGAGATCGTGTGGGGCCGCCGGCTCGACCCCCGCAACTTCCACCGGAAGGTCACCAAGGCGAAGGGGTTCCTCGTGTCAACCGGCCGCACCACGACCCGGGACGGCGGCCGGCCGGCGATGCTCTACCGGCGGGGCCCCGCCGTCCTGCTCCACCCTCCGATGCTGCGGTCGTCGTGA
- the corA gene encoding magnesium/cobalt transporter CorA, with the protein MRSSLLFPRIRPRVLPARLTTPAPEPSPEPATGHSVVEFGAYIGGEKITVRSVPEAVRLVREHNAEGARDDAFVWVGLHEPAAPEVEWLGEVFGLHPLAVEDAIKAHQRPKVERYGDSLFVVLKTVSFREHDRASGDIIDTGEIMIFVGHDFVVTVRHGDNCPLGGVRQRLEGDPKWLRRGPTGVLHAIADHVVDKYLQVVDLMQAELEEVEAAVFAEVSSRDINRIYQLKREMLELKRAVQPLQAPFDSLPQRRIIPSEMREYFRDIGDHLSRVCEQVQASNELSDSILQAALARSNALANEDMRKISSWVAIISVPTMIAGIYGMNFTHMPELDTKFGYPVVLGVMVIACTLLHRAFRRNGWL; encoded by the coding sequence ATGCGCTCTTCGCTGCTTTTTCCACGCATCAGGCCACGCGTTCTCCCCGCCCGGCTGACCACGCCCGCTCCTGAGCCGAGCCCCGAGCCCGCGACCGGCCACTCGGTGGTGGAGTTCGGCGCCTACATCGGCGGTGAGAAGATCACCGTGCGCAGCGTGCCCGAGGCCGTGCGGCTGGTCCGGGAGCACAACGCCGAGGGCGCGCGGGACGACGCCTTCGTCTGGGTCGGCCTGCACGAGCCGGCCGCGCCCGAGGTCGAGTGGCTCGGCGAGGTCTTCGGCCTGCACCCCCTGGCCGTCGAGGACGCCATCAAGGCCCACCAGCGGCCCAAGGTGGAGCGGTACGGCGACTCGCTCTTCGTCGTGCTCAAGACCGTGTCCTTCCGCGAGCACGACCGGGCGAGCGGCGACATCATCGACACCGGCGAGATCATGATCTTCGTCGGCCACGACTTCGTCGTGACCGTACGGCACGGCGACAACTGCCCGCTCGGCGGCGTCCGCCAGCGGCTCGAGGGCGACCCGAAGTGGCTGCGCCGCGGCCCGACCGGGGTGCTGCACGCGATCGCCGACCACGTGGTGGACAAGTACCTGCAGGTCGTCGACCTCATGCAGGCCGAGCTCGAAGAGGTCGAGGCCGCGGTGTTCGCCGAGGTCAGCTCCCGGGACATCAACCGGATCTACCAGCTCAAGCGGGAGATGCTCGAGCTGAAGCGGGCCGTGCAGCCGCTCCAGGCGCCGTTCGACTCGCTGCCGCAGCGGCGCATCATCCCCTCGGAGATGCGGGAGTACTTCCGCGACATCGGCGACCACCTGTCCCGGGTCTGCGAGCAGGTCCAGGCGTCCAACGAGCTGTCCGACTCGATCCTGCAGGCGGCCCTGGCCCGCTCCAACGCGCTCGCCAACGAGGACATGCGGAAGATCTCCTCGTGGGTGGCGATCATCTCCGTGCCCACGATGATCGCGGGCATCTACGGCATGAACTTCACCCACATGCCGGAGCTGGACACCAAGTTCGGCTATCCCGTGGTGCTCGGTGTGATGGTCATCGCCTGCACCCTGCTCCACCGGGCGTTCCGCCGCAACGGGTGGCTGTGA
- the murA gene encoding UDP-N-acetylglucosamine 1-carboxyvinyltransferase, with amino-acid sequence MVRYRVRGGNVLRGTAFIQGAKNAVLPMIGAALLATEGRTVLRNVPVIEDVRRAVELAQAVGATVEFHESERTLVIDASRLTSPVLPAAIANRFRGTVLFVPALLHRLGEAVIEGIGGCNLGSRNLDFHYNGYKRLGAVVNEQESVIHIKAGKLVGAPLYLDTPSHTGTENLVMAATLAKGTTVIENAALEPEVLDVIAMLTRMGAKIRGGGTGFITVEGVENLKAVEHTVMPDRLDAGVFAMAAAITGGEVTLVGAELQHLGVVRWKLEQMGVEFETNGAVLHVRREKPLRPINVITDTYPGFATDLQSPIMAVACLADGTSYIHERIFDGRFALAGELNKMGAKIEVQGSRAVVHGPTPLRGTQVTAHDLRSGIALVLAGLVAEGETVIESGYLIDRGHSAVAERMRALGANVEREISTPADR; translated from the coding sequence ATGGTTCGTTACCGCGTGCGCGGTGGCAACGTACTGCGTGGAACCGCCTTCATTCAGGGCGCGAAGAACGCCGTACTTCCCATGATCGGGGCGGCGCTGCTGGCGACCGAGGGTCGCACGGTGCTGCGCAATGTTCCGGTGATCGAAGACGTCCGCCGGGCGGTGGAGCTCGCCCAGGCCGTGGGCGCGACCGTGGAGTTCCACGAGTCGGAGCGGACCCTGGTCATCGACGCCTCCCGGCTCACCAGCCCGGTGCTGCCCGCGGCGATCGCCAACCGGTTCCGCGGCACGGTGCTGTTCGTCCCCGCCCTGCTCCACCGGCTGGGCGAGGCGGTCATCGAGGGCATCGGCGGCTGCAACCTCGGCAGCCGGAACCTCGACTTCCACTACAACGGCTACAAGCGCCTCGGCGCCGTGGTGAACGAGCAGGAGAGCGTGATCCACATCAAGGCGGGGAAGCTGGTCGGCGCCCCGCTCTACCTGGACACGCCCTCGCACACCGGCACCGAGAACCTCGTCATGGCCGCCACGCTGGCCAAGGGCACCACGGTGATCGAGAACGCCGCGCTCGAGCCGGAGGTGCTCGACGTGATCGCGATGCTCACCCGGATGGGCGCGAAGATCCGCGGCGGCGGCACCGGTTTCATCACCGTGGAGGGCGTGGAGAACCTCAAGGCGGTGGAGCACACCGTCATGCCCGACCGGCTCGACGCGGGCGTGTTCGCCATGGCGGCGGCGATCACCGGTGGCGAGGTGACCCTCGTCGGCGCCGAGCTCCAGCACCTCGGCGTGGTCCGGTGGAAGCTCGAGCAGATGGGGGTGGAGTTCGAGACCAACGGCGCCGTGCTCCACGTGCGCCGGGAGAAGCCGCTCCGGCCGATCAATGTGATCACCGATACCTATCCGGGCTTCGCCACCGACCTGCAGTCGCCGATCATGGCGGTGGCCTGCCTCGCGGACGGCACCAGCTACATCCACGAGCGCATCTTCGACGGGCGTTTCGCGCTCGCCGGCGAACTCAACAAGATGGGCGCCAAGATCGAGGTCCAGGGCAGCCGGGCGGTGGTGCACGGGCCCACGCCGCTGCGCGGAACCCAGGTGACGGCGCACGATCTCCGCTCCGGAATCGCACTGGTGCTGGCCGGTCTGGTGGCCGAGGGCGAGACCGTGATCGAGTCCGGTTATCTGATCGATCGGGGCCACTCGGCGGTCGCCGAACGGATGCGGGCTCTGGGCGCGAATGTGGAACGTGAAATTTCCACTCCGGCCGACCGGTGA
- the hisC gene encoding histidinol-phosphate transaminase, with product MPRFRSILETMPTYKPGKTVVSPEGKSYKLSSNESPYGPLPSVVEAIAKAATEINRYPDPGATRLTEAIAERLDVPPGHVALGAGSVAVAAQILEAVAEPGVEVLYAWRSFEAYPLLADLAGATSVTVPLRDETHDLEAMADAVTPRTRLIFVCNPNNPTGTVCRKAEIERFLDRVPEDVLVVFDEAYREYVRDADVPDALVYYRERPNVAVLRTFSKAYGLAGLRVGYLIGQEPVAAAVRKTPPPFSINHLAQAAAVASLQAEDELMARVESVIKERSRVREALIADGWTVPPTEANFVWLRLGERTTAFAEHCAGYGVAVRPFAGEGVRVSIGDPEANDAFLAAARSFPR from the coding sequence ATGCCGCGTTTCCGCTCCATCCTCGAGACCATGCCCACCTACAAGCCCGGGAAGACCGTGGTGTCCCCGGAGGGCAAGTCGTACAAGCTGTCCTCGAACGAGAGCCCGTACGGGCCCCTGCCGTCGGTGGTCGAGGCGATCGCCAAGGCGGCCACCGAGATCAACCGCTACCCCGACCCGGGCGCGACCCGGCTCACCGAGGCGATCGCCGAGCGGCTCGACGTGCCGCCCGGTCACGTGGCGCTCGGCGCCGGGTCGGTGGCCGTGGCGGCGCAGATCCTCGAGGCCGTCGCCGAGCCCGGGGTGGAGGTGCTCTACGCCTGGCGCTCCTTCGAGGCGTACCCGCTGCTCGCCGACCTCGCCGGGGCCACCTCGGTCACCGTCCCGCTGCGGGACGAGACCCATGATCTCGAGGCGATGGCCGACGCGGTCACGCCCCGCACCCGCCTGATCTTCGTGTGCAACCCGAACAACCCGACCGGGACGGTGTGCCGCAAGGCCGAGATCGAGCGCTTCCTCGACCGGGTCCCCGAGGACGTGCTCGTGGTGTTCGACGAGGCGTACCGGGAGTACGTCCGGGACGCGGACGTGCCCGACGCGCTCGTCTACTACCGGGAGCGGCCGAACGTGGCGGTGCTGCGCACCTTCTCCAAGGCGTACGGCCTCGCCGGGCTGCGGGTCGGCTACCTGATCGGGCAGGAGCCGGTGGCGGCCGCGGTGCGCAAGACGCCCCCGCCGTTCTCGATCAACCACCTCGCTCAGGCGGCCGCGGTCGCCTCGCTCCAGGCCGAGGACGAGCTCATGGCCCGGGTGGAGAGCGTGATCAAGGAGCGGTCCCGGGTCCGCGAGGCGCTGATCGCCGACGGGTGGACGGTCCCGCCGACCGAGGCGAACTTCGTCTGGCTGCGCCTCGGCGAGCGGACCACGGCGTTCGCCGAGCACTGCGCCGGGTACGGCGTGGCGGTGCGGCCGTTCGCCGGGGAAGGGGTCCGGGTCTCGATCGGCGACCCGGAGGCGAACGACGCCTTCCTCGCGGCGGCGCGGTCCTTCCCCCGGTGA
- a CDS encoding phosphoribosylaminoimidazolesuccinocarboxamide synthase, with amino-acid sequence MVKHLHSGKVRDLYETEDGLLLMVASDRISAFDHVLQPEIPDKGKILTQLSLWWFDQLADIVPNHVVSTDVPPEYAGRAVLCRKLRMVPVECVARGYLAGSGLTDYRKDGAISGVPLPPGLTEGSRLPEPIFTPSTKAPKGEHDRPMTFDEVVAEVGQEVAEELRRITLAVYERGARIAAERGIILADTKIELGWDENGVLTLGDEVLTPDSSRFWPLGEWKPGRPQPSFDKQFVRDWLLSPESGWDRASGAAPPPLPDEVVARTRERYIQAYELLTGRRFEP; translated from the coding sequence ATGGTGAAGCATCTGCATTCGGGCAAGGTCCGCGATCTCTATGAGACCGAGGACGGCCTCCTGCTGATGGTCGCGTCCGACCGGATCTCGGCGTTCGACCACGTGCTCCAGCCGGAGATCCCCGACAAGGGGAAGATCCTCACCCAGTTGTCGCTCTGGTGGTTCGACCAGCTCGCGGACATCGTCCCCAACCACGTCGTCTCCACGGACGTCCCGCCCGAGTACGCCGGCCGGGCGGTGCTCTGCCGCAAGCTGCGGATGGTGCCCGTCGAGTGCGTGGCGCGGGGGTACCTCGCCGGCTCCGGGCTCACCGACTACCGCAAGGACGGCGCGATCTCCGGCGTCCCGCTGCCGCCCGGGCTGACCGAGGGGTCACGGCTGCCGGAACCGATCTTCACGCCGTCGACCAAGGCGCCCAAGGGCGAGCACGACCGGCCGATGACCTTCGACGAGGTCGTCGCCGAGGTGGGGCAGGAGGTCGCCGAGGAGCTGCGGCGGATCACGCTCGCGGTGTACGAGCGCGGTGCGCGGATCGCGGCGGAGCGGGGCATAATCCTGGCCGACACCAAGATCGAATTGGGATGGGACGAGAATGGCGTGCTGACGCTGGGCGACGAGGTGCTGACCCCGGACTCGTCGCGGTTCTGGCCGCTCGGCGAGTGGAAGCCCGGCCGTCCGCAGCCCTCGTTCGACAAGCAGTTCGTCCGGGACTGGCTGCTCTCCCCGGAGTCCGGCTGGGATCGTGCCTCGGGGGCGGCCCCGCCGCCGCTCCCCGACGAGGTCGTGGCGCGTACCCGGGAACGTTACATCCAGGCGTATGAGCTGCTGACCGGGCGCCGCTTCGAGCCGTGA
- a CDS encoding DUF4434 domain-containing protein, whose amino-acid sequence MRWLTIFLGLVILAGVAATVIVLREGSPDPGATAARSAPPQATAKPSPTESSFTDPCGTFETVQRTPYPVSGYWLVPTSDPCTWRRQLEAIHRLGGDTVIRLGFGLAPRPVNDQGQVLEAPDFSGDKKPKPDKRYLACVEDGLPCVKAAERDLKAAHPDNRISWTYVYRTDERFGSGIFRCPTMERQIEVGGAVYYRLIAPEDGSDDPSCDFSSKGRAYHLILIRGETKDSLTELLDLGDRFGIQVFPALPSAPRDPVASTTANPRHIGTLTTLTRRILQDYGDRFKDRASLGGVYQPFELQLREWPDPSKVQTLQVYEEQHRIVEQELPGKPILVSPYIDSRRERDFTATPAQVAEGFKAVARTGVEIIAPQDGRGTGKVGLYWPNLKNKPVDERLEPVVGKSTYAQAYYGSTRDYYRAMARAREELAAEGVDVELWANVEAFEPAATPATKCAAQTRGRTDKARLDTQVALATPYVSKLISYMWSDFFTCGSPSLSEEIAQDWNRPIAVEARRVRRDIQDGLEIRGFHLQGAKVTLTWAGISTPRVVDSTAVGWHDPTPIEGLPAGVERVWIPVDWGSVPGDVWVRVTVTAPDGRKAAESVYYHNAA is encoded by the coding sequence GTGCGGTGGCTCACGATCTTCCTCGGGCTGGTGATCCTGGCCGGGGTGGCCGCGACCGTGATCGTCCTGCGCGAGGGGTCACCGGATCCCGGCGCCACGGCGGCGCGGTCCGCCCCGCCGCAGGCGACCGCGAAGCCCTCTCCCACGGAGAGCAGCTTCACCGATCCCTGCGGCACGTTCGAGACCGTGCAGCGCACCCCCTACCCGGTCAGCGGGTACTGGCTGGTGCCCACCTCCGACCCGTGCACCTGGCGCCGGCAGCTCGAGGCCATCCACCGCCTCGGCGGCGACACCGTGATCCGGCTCGGCTTCGGGCTCGCGCCCCGGCCGGTGAACGACCAGGGCCAGGTGCTCGAGGCCCCGGACTTCAGCGGAGACAAGAAGCCCAAGCCCGACAAGCGGTACCTCGCCTGCGTGGAGGACGGGCTCCCCTGCGTCAAGGCGGCCGAGCGGGATCTGAAGGCGGCCCACCCCGATAACCGGATCAGCTGGACGTACGTCTACCGCACCGATGAGCGCTTCGGGTCCGGGATCTTCCGGTGCCCCACCATGGAGCGCCAGATCGAGGTGGGCGGCGCGGTCTACTACCGGCTGATCGCGCCCGAGGACGGCTCGGACGACCCGTCGTGCGACTTCTCCTCCAAGGGGCGGGCCTACCACCTGATCCTCATCCGGGGTGAGACCAAGGACAGCCTCACCGAGCTGCTCGACCTCGGCGACCGGTTCGGCATCCAGGTCTTCCCGGCGCTGCCGTCCGCCCCCCGCGACCCGGTCGCCTCGACCACCGCCAACCCGCGGCACATCGGCACGCTCACCACCCTGACCCGGCGGATCCTCCAGGACTACGGCGACCGGTTCAAGGACCGGGCCTCGCTCGGCGGCGTCTACCAGCCGTTCGAGCTGCAGCTCCGCGAGTGGCCCGACCCGTCGAAGGTGCAGACGCTCCAGGTCTACGAGGAGCAGCACCGCATCGTCGAACAGGAGCTCCCCGGCAAGCCCATCCTGGTGAGCCCGTACATCGACTCCCGCCGCGAGCGGGACTTCACCGCCACCCCCGCCCAGGTGGCGGAGGGGTTCAAGGCCGTGGCCCGGACCGGGGTGGAGATCATCGCCCCGCAGGACGGCCGCGGCACCGGCAAGGTCGGCCTGTACTGGCCGAACCTGAAGAACAAGCCGGTGGACGAGCGGCTCGAGCCGGTGGTCGGCAAGAGCACCTACGCCCAGGCGTACTACGGCTCCACCCGCGACTACTACCGGGCGATGGCCCGGGCCCGCGAGGAGCTCGCCGCCGAGGGGGTCGACGTCGAGCTGTGGGCGAACGTGGAGGCGTTCGAGCCGGCCGCCACGCCCGCGACCAAGTGCGCCGCCCAGACCCGCGGCCGCACCGACAAGGCCCGGCTCGACACCCAGGTGGCCCTTGCCACGCCGTACGTGTCGAAGCTGATCTCCTACATGTGGAGCGACTTCTTCACCTGCGGCTCGCCCTCGCTCTCCGAGGAGATCGCCCAGGACTGGAACCGGCCGATCGCCGTGGAGGCGCGGCGGGTGCGGCGGGACATCCAGGACGGCCTGGAGATCCGCGGCTTCCACCTCCAGGGCGCCAAGGTCACCCTCACCTGGGCCGGCATCTCCACCCCGCGGGTGGTGGACTCCACCGCGGTGGGCTGGCACGACCCCACCCCGATCGAGGGCCTGCCGGCCGGGGTGGAGCGGGTCTGGATCCCGGTGGACTGGGGCAGCGTGCCCGGGGACGTGTGGGTGCGCGTGACCGTCACCGCGCCCGACGGGCGCAAGGCCGCCGAGTCGGTGTACTACCACAACGCCGCCTGA